The following proteins are co-located in the Styela clava chromosome 15, kaStyClav1.hap1.2, whole genome shotgun sequence genome:
- the LOC120334169 gene encoding uncharacterized protein LOC120334169 — protein MKPPVSFSLIIVIWCLVFRDSSSSRSQNEPECQYKGNMCDVDLIDCEIEKYYGGWLAGCKGISYKQLYKPRQDVQFWVNTTMPALYAKNPTFTIVSIGEKNWTIIRDCCGVKWSEFCTLRPKAGDEMFMLIMPLPKDKYCYYGIHEYETETTPPKWCDDVVKVDCLYEVSGEIFFLKKHEDASTDKYQRRKVQRYCFFEAAKSYLAYGRHYEDNEFVTGIKNFTLIETTEEVEWENNSINCTINGKVSDIESLLHNKTTKKGNALCWFSKVSGVWNPTSTCKLLTAISDDETSTTRLIIVIGVVVAVALLIFIIIFFWLYKTKIQKCFPSYKATQREISEKQLFKIEEEQSFLPENRIIRNRSGGEQADQICFAYHQHEEICKITSTEAKTARPVSDIRNEVDSGFGNDLDYISPTDLQNGVYSFSNQIHNTSFDQSNESTIALNHETGNYMTINSFKNTSSLVDEGETISSSNIGNFNDQYDSGFDNKFDQILSKEPQHKLEVNMNLASTFSNDENLSVHDKGFQIIPAPDKNKFAKDKEAFPILTDCEEQYTTKKEFQNGISTNRPETEIQIRSITDDFNVENIKTSSLPRRSSTSSTDTDCGSEKSNNI, from the exons ATGAAACCGCCTGTTAGCTTTAGTTTGATAATTGTTATTTGGTGTTTAGTGTTTCGTGATTCATCTTCCAGTAGATCACAAAATGAACCCGAATGTCAATACAAAGGAAATATGTGCGATGTGGACCTAATAGATTGTGAAATTGAAAAGTACTATGGAG GTTGGTTGGCAGGATGTAAGGGCATATCGTACAAACAACTCTACAAACCAAGACAAGATGTGCAATTCTGGGTAAACACGACAATGCCTGCATTGTACGCCAAGAACCCAACATTTACCATCGTATC AATTGGAGAAAAAAATTGGACAATAATTCGCGATTGTTGTGGAGTAAAATGGAGCGAATTTTGCACTTTGCGACCTAAAGCCGGAGACGAAATGTTCATGCTCATTATGCCACTACCTAAAGACAAGTATTGTTACTACGGAATACACG AATACGAAACCGAAACAACACCGCCTAAGTGGTGTGACGATGTGGTGAAGGTAGACTGTCTTTACGAAGTAAGTGGGGAAATATTTTTCCTGAAAAAACATGAGGATGCCAGCACGGACAAGTACCAACGCCGCAAAGTACA ACGTTACTGCTTTTTTGAAGCTGCGAAATCTTATCTTGCGTATGGTCGACACTATGAAGACAATGAGTTTGTAACTGGCATTAAAAATTTCACGTTGATTGAAACGACTGAAGAAGTTGAATGggaaaataattcaatcaattgTACAATAAATGGAAAAGTTTCTGATATCGAATCTTTGCTGCATAACAAAACTACTAAGAAAGGAAATGCTTTGTGTTGGTTCTCAAAGGTGTCTGGTGTGTGGAATCCTACTTCAACTTGCAAACTACTCACGGCGATATCTG atgACGAAACATCAACAACCAGACTAATTATTGTTATAGGGGTTGTTGTCGCCGTTGCCCTTCTCATATTTATCATCATTTTCTTCTggttatataaaacaaaaatacagaaATGCTTTCCTTCCTACAAGGCAACTCAACGAGAAATATCC gaaAAACAGCTGTTCAAAATTGAAGAAGAGCAGAGTTTCTTGCCAGAAAATAGAATTATACGTAACCGGAGTGGAGGAGAGCAAGCTGACCAAATTTGTTTCGCAT ATCACCAACACGAAGAAATCTGCAAAATTACCAGCACAGAAGCAAAAACTGCGCGCCCTGTCAGTGATATTCGCAATGAAGTTGACTCTGGATTTGGCAACGACCTGGATTACATCTCGCCAACAGATTTACAAAATGGAGTCTATtctttttcgaatcaaatacaTAATACATCATTTGATCAGTCGAATGAGAGCACAATTGCATTAAATCATGAAACTGGAAATTATATGACTattaattcatttaaaaatacatCCTCTCTGGTTGACGAAGGTGAAACTATATCCTCTTCAAATATTGGTAATTTTAATGACCAATATGATTCAGGATTCGATAATAAATTTGACCAAATATTATCAAAAGAACCTCAACACAAACTAGAGGTGAATATGAACCTGGCAAGTACTTTTTCCAATGATGAGAACTTAAGTGTGCATGACAAAGGTTTTCAAATCATACCGGCACCGGACAAAAATAAGTTCGCGAAAGACAAAGAAGCTTTTCCAATTCTGACAGATTGCGAAGAACAGTACACTacaaaaaaagaatttcaaaacgGAATTTCGACGAATAGACCCGAGACAGAGATTCAAATACGATCAATAACTGATGACTttaatgttgaaaatattaaaacttccAGTTTGCCACGCCGAAGTTCCACTTCCAGCACCGACACTGATTGTGGATCAGAgaaaagtaataatatttga